The Acidobacteriota bacterium genome includes a window with the following:
- a CDS encoding Gfo/Idh/MocA family oxidoreductase: MIEGQDTLNQAPRLRYGMVGGGPGAFIGDVHRKAIAMDGKAELASGCFSQDFEKTRTLGESLGLPKDRLYPDFQVMLETEASRDDRPDFIVIVTPNSSHHPIARLALEKGFPVVCDKPLATSLRDAEELARLSGEKKLLFCVAYAYACYPMVKNIRDMIARGEIGEIRFVNAEYPQEWLATPLEKTGQKQSLWRTDPALAGISNCVGDIGSHIENMVAAMTGLKIRRLCARLDRFGEDRVLDDNATILIDYEGGAKGVSWSSQIAIGHDNGFRVRIYGTKGSVEWVQEEPNHARVAFLDRPVSRISRGRDPMSPRAQALSRIPSGHPEGYFECFANMYATYIGALAKIKAGMTPGADDLDFPDVHEGVRGVATIEKCVESSSRDAAWVDF; encoded by the coding sequence GCTTCGTTACGGCATGGTCGGCGGAGGCCCGGGCGCCTTTATCGGCGACGTCCACCGCAAGGCGATCGCCATGGACGGAAAAGCCGAACTTGCCTCCGGTTGTTTTTCCCAGGATTTTGAAAAAACCCGAACACTCGGCGAAAGCCTCGGTTTGCCGAAGGACCGTCTTTACCCCGATTTCCAGGTCATGCTGGAAACCGAGGCGTCCCGGGACGACCGCCCGGACTTCATCGTCATCGTGACGCCCAACAGCTCCCACCACCCCATCGCCCGCCTGGCCCTCGAAAAAGGCTTCCCCGTCGTCTGTGACAAGCCCCTGGCGACAAGCCTCCGCGACGCCGAAGAGCTGGCCCGCCTGTCCGGGGAGAAAAAGCTTCTGTTTTGCGTCGCCTACGCCTACGCCTGCTATCCCATGGTCAAGAATATCCGGGACATGATCGCCCGCGGCGAAATCGGCGAAATCCGTTTCGTGAATGCCGAATATCCGCAGGAATGGCTGGCGACCCCCCTCGAAAAAACGGGCCAGAAACAATCTCTGTGGCGCACCGACCCGGCCCTGGCCGGGATCTCCAACTGCGTCGGGGACATCGGAAGCCACATCGAAAACATGGTGGCCGCCATGACCGGCCTCAAGATCCGCAGGCTCTGCGCCCGCCTCGACCGGTTCGGCGAAGACCGGGTCCTCGATGACAACGCCACGATCCTCATCGACTATGAGGGCGGAGCCAAAGGCGTCTCCTGGAGCTCGCAGATCGCGATCGGCCACGACAACGGCTTCCGCGTCCGGATCTACGGCACGAAGGGATCCGTCGAATGGGTCCAGGAAGAGCCGAACCACGCTCGGGTGGCCTTTCTCGACCGTCCGGTCTCGCGCATCTCGCGGGGCCGCGATCCCATGTCGCCCCGGGCCCAGGCCCTGTCCCGCATCCCCTCGGGCCATCCCGAAGGCTATTTCGAGTGCTTCGCCAACATGTACGCGACCTACATCGGCGCGCTGGCCAAGATTAAAGCGGGGATGACGCCCGGCGCCGACGACCTCGACTTTCCCGACGTCCACGAAGGCGTACGCGGTGTCGCCACCATAGAAAAATGCGTCGAGAGCTCGTCCCGGGACGCCGCCTGGGTGGATTTCTGA
- a CDS encoding DUF1848 domain-containing protein, whose product MRRELVPGRRLGGFLKSSRRSMIVSASRRTDIPAFYGRWFLNRLRAGHVLVANPRRRLEVRRVDLDPASIDGIVFWTKNPEDFLSRLPGLDAFEIPYDFLFTITGYGPSIEPNLPPKRAVIETFKRLSDRLGPERVIWRYDPIFLTPAIGGDEHLRRFESLARNLEGYTTHVIIAFLTLYRKSRRHMESLKVSLPEPDDARRLLLKLKRMAAFRGMTLGTCAVSSECHPEGTARGACIDARRFERMIGRSIPMSKDPGQRKECLCVRSVDIGAYDTCAHTCLYCYANASPATALRNRELHDPDGPILLPFSGPGGTSSRA is encoded by the coding sequence ATGCGTCGAGAGCTCGTCCCGGGACGCCGCCTGGGTGGATTTCTGAAATCCTCCCGCCGCAGCATGATCGTCAGCGCCAGCCGGAGAACGGACATTCCGGCCTTTTACGGCCGATGGTTTCTGAACAGGCTTCGCGCCGGACATGTCCTGGTCGCGAATCCGAGGCGCCGCTTAGAGGTGCGCCGGGTCGATCTGGATCCCGCCTCCATCGACGGCATCGTGTTCTGGACGAAAAACCCGGAAGATTTTCTCAGCCGACTCCCCGGTCTCGACGCCTTTGAAATCCCTTATGACTTTCTGTTCACCATTACGGGATATGGCCCGTCCATCGAGCCGAACCTTCCTCCGAAGAGAGCCGTCATCGAAACCTTCAAAAGATTATCCGACCGCCTGGGGCCGGAACGTGTGATCTGGCGCTACGATCCGATATTCCTCACACCTGCAATCGGCGGCGACGAGCATCTGCGGCGTTTCGAATCTCTCGCAAGGAATCTCGAGGGATACACAACGCACGTCATCATCGCTTTTCTCACCCTTTACAGGAAAAGCCGGCGCCATATGGAATCGCTCAAAGTTTCACTTCCGGAACCGGATGATGCCCGGCGTCTGCTTCTCAAGTTGAAGCGGATGGCGGCTTTCCGGGGTATGACGCTCGGCACGTGCGCCGTCTCCTCCGAATGTCATCCCGAAGGAACGGCGCGCGGCGCCTGCATCGATGCCCGGCGGTTCGAACGGATGATAGGCCGCTCCATCCCGATGTCCAAGGATCCCGGGCAGAGGAAGGAATGTCTGTGCGTCCGGAGCGTCGACATCGGCGCCTACGACACCTGCGCCCATACCTGCCTGTATTGCTACGCCAATGCCTCGCCCGCGACCGCTCTTCGGAATCGGGAGCTTCACGACCCGGACGGGCCGATTCTCTTGCCGTTTTCCGGTCCCGGCGGAACGTCGTCGCGGGCGTAA